The Williamwhitmania sp. genome includes the window TGGACCCGCTGGTGGGCAACCCGCTGAGCGCGCAGGACTACAACGGCTACAGCTACTGCGCCAACAACCCGCTCGCCTTCACCGACCCCAGCGGGTATTCGAACGAGAGCTTGTTTAGTTTCATTGATCGGGCTCTAAACTCCGACTTTGGTGGCCACTGGTCCGAAGGTGGTGGTGGTACGCTGTTTACCAGTGATGCTGATGCCCTACAGGGTGGGGTTGACTACAAC containing:
- a CDS encoding RHS repeat-associated core domain-containing protein produces the protein MGRFLSVDPLVGNPLSAQDYNGYSYCANNPLAFTDPSGYSNESLFSFIDRALNSDFGGHWSEGGGGTLFTSDADALQGGVDYN